Proteins encoded in a region of the Streptomyces sp. NBC_01471 genome:
- a CDS encoding phage tail protein yields MLPESIPTVRLTAQYLSLDGHPLSGSVEFQPPALLTHSEADLFVGGPATANLDSEGRLDVVLPATDAEGWNPFGWTYTVTERLNGVGRSRTYHIALSVTAPEVDLADIAPADPAGAQYVTVPGPTGPQGEPGPEGPAGPVRSVNGHTEADIILTAAEISALATSAAGQAGGVAQLDADGKVPLNQLPDGTGEGVTSVNGRTGAVTLAAADLGALTQASGDARYLAVDAAPVLSVNGQTGTVTLTAADLSAVSADQAVLLTGSQTIAGAKTFSTVPTVTADPANANQLVRRSYVDTVASSGTWTPAALGFKSWAFDPATSSVTNPQYCINGTVYLIGVPLTTAATVTNVVFYVPGYAGGGLAATSYAGLYTSAGVRVGVTGTLDKLITTTGGTTFVLKLTTAYAAAAGNYWVALLVNGPDPKTNGPAFMVGASVGNYPGGSARMPGAFVRHARLAATGQTSLPASFTPSTIVADANAIWAAVS; encoded by the coding sequence GTGCTGCCCGAATCCATCCCGACCGTCCGGCTCACCGCCCAGTACCTCTCCCTCGACGGCCACCCGCTGAGCGGAAGCGTCGAGTTCCAGCCACCGGCTCTGCTCACCCACTCCGAGGCCGACCTGTTCGTCGGCGGCCCGGCCACCGCGAACCTCGACTCCGAGGGCCGTCTCGATGTGGTGCTCCCGGCCACCGACGCCGAGGGCTGGAACCCGTTCGGCTGGACGTACACCGTCACCGAGCGCCTCAACGGGGTCGGCAGGAGCCGGACTTACCACATCGCCCTGTCGGTGACCGCCCCCGAGGTCGACCTCGCTGACATCGCCCCTGCCGACCCGGCCGGGGCCCAGTACGTCACCGTGCCGGGCCCCACCGGGCCGCAGGGCGAGCCGGGACCCGAGGGGCCGGCCGGACCGGTCCGCTCGGTCAACGGCCACACCGAGGCGGACATCATCCTGACCGCCGCCGAGATCAGCGCCCTGGCCACGTCGGCGGCCGGGCAGGCCGGCGGAGTCGCCCAGCTCGACGCCGACGGCAAGGTGCCGCTGAACCAGCTGCCGGACGGCACCGGCGAAGGCGTCACCTCCGTCAACGGCAGGACCGGTGCCGTCACCCTGGCCGCCGCCGACCTGGGCGCGCTGACTCAGGCCTCCGGCGATGCCCGGTACCTGGCGGTCGACGCCGCGCCCGTCCTCTCCGTCAACGGGCAGACCGGCACGGTCACCCTGACGGCAGCCGACCTGTCCGCCGTCTCCGCCGACCAGGCCGTCCTGCTCACCGGCAGCCAGACCATCGCCGGTGCCAAGACGTTCTCCACCGTCCCCACGGTCACCGCCGACCCGGCCAACGCCAACCAGCTGGTGCGCCGCTCCTACGTGGACACCGTGGCCTCGTCGGGGACATGGACGCCGGCCGCCCTGGGCTTCAAGTCCTGGGCGTTCGACCCGGCGACGTCCTCCGTGACGAACCCGCAGTACTGCATCAACGGCACCGTCTACCTGATCGGCGTACCGCTGACGACGGCAGCGACCGTCACCAACGTCGTCTTCTACGTACCCGGTTACGCGGGCGGCGGCCTCGCCGCCACGTCCTACGCCGGTCTGTACACCAGCGCCGGCGTGCGGGTCGGCGTCACCGGCACACTCGACAAGCTGATCACCACGACCGGGGGCACCACTTTTGTCCTGAAACTGACGACGGCCTACGCCGCCGCCGCGGGCAACTACTGGGTGGCGCTGCTGGTCAACGGGCCCGATCCGAAGACCAACGGCCCCGCCTTCATGGTGGGCGCCAGCGTCGGCAACTACCCGGGCGGCAGCGCACGGATGCCCGGCGCGTTCGTCCGGCACGCGCGGCTCGCCGCCACCGGACAGACCTCGCTGCCCGCCTCGTTCACCCCCTCCACCATCGTCGCGGACGCCAACGCCATCTGGGCCGCCGTCTCCTGA